One genomic segment of Labeo rohita strain BAU-BD-2019 chromosome 14, IGBB_LRoh.1.0, whole genome shotgun sequence includes these proteins:
- the emx3 gene encoding empty spiracles homeobox 3 has translation MFQHNKKCFTIESLVGKDSNSSSAAADEPIRPTALRFTESIHPSPFGSCFQNSGRTLYSSSPEMMFTDPATHSSNSGLSLRHLQIPTQPFFSPHQRETLNFYPWVLRNRYLGHRFQGDDSSPENLLLHGPFSRKPKRIRTAFSPSQLLRLERAFEKNHYVVGAERKQLANGLCLTETQVKVWFQNRRTKHKRQKLEEESPDSQQKRKGSQHVSRWRVATQQGSPEDIDVISED, from the exons ATGTTCCAGCACAATAAGAAGTGCTTCACCATTGAATCTCTTGTTGGTAAAGACTCCAATTCCTCAAGTGCCGCCGCGGATGAGCCCATCAGACCCACTGCTCTGAGGTTTACCgaatccatccatccttctccCTTTGGGAGCTGCTTCCAGAACTCAGGCAGGACACTGTACAGCAGCAGCCCAGAGATGATGTTCACAGATCCGGCCACTCATTCCTCCAACTCCGGCCTGTCTCTACGGCACCTCCAGATCCCCACACAGCCCTTCTTCAGTCCGCACCAGAGGGAAACCTTGAACTTCTACCCATGGGTGTTGAGGAACAGATATCTGGGACATCGATTCCAAG GTGATGACAGTAGCCCGGAAAACCTGCTGCTACACGGGCCTTTCTCTCGCAAGCCCAAGCGCATCCGCACGGCCTTCTCCCCGTCGCAGCTGCTCCGGCTGGAACGTGCCTTTGAGAAGAACCATTATGTGGTGGGAGCCGAGCGGAAGCAGTTAGCCAACGGGCTGTGCCTGACAGAGACGCAG GTGAAAGTCTGGTTCCAGAACAGACGGACCAAACACAAGAGACAGAAGCTGGAGGAAGAGTCGCCGGACTCGCAGCAGAAGAGGAAAGGTAGTCAGCATGTGAGCCGCTGGAGGGTGGCCACTCAGCAGGGCAGCCCCGAGGACATTGACGTCATTTCAGAAGACTGA